The following DNA comes from Vallicoccus soli.
TGCGGTACTGGCGGGTGTCGAGCATGTGGAAGGTGGCCAGGCGGCCCCAGCGCAGGCGGCGGTAGAGCTGCAGGTCGATGCCGCGGGGGGTGCTGGTGGGGCGCAGCGGCATGTTCTCGTAGTAGGCCTGGAAGGCGGCGCGGCGCCGGGCGAGGAACGCGGGGCGGGTCTGGTCGTCCTCGGGGGTCTCGTCGGCCCAGTTGTTGTCCAGCTCGTGGTCGTCCCAGACCGGGATCCAGGGGGCGACGGCGTGCGCGGCCTGCAGGTCCGGGTCGGCCTTGTACTGGGCGTGGCGCTGGCGGTAGCCGGCCAGGGTGGTGGTCTCGGGCCCGGCGTGGTCGCGCACGTTGCCGCCGGGGGCGAGGTAGTCGCGGGCCTGGTACTCGTAGAAGTAGTCCCCGAGGTGCAGCACGAGGTCGGGCTGGTCCTGGGCCAGGCGCCGGTAGGCGGTGAACCAGCCGTGCTCGTACTGCGCGCAGGAGGCCACGGCCAGGGTGAAGGGCACGGCGGAGCGGTGCGCGGGGGCGGTGCGGGTGCGCCCGAGGGGGCTCACGTGCGCGCCGGTGCGGAACCGGTAGTGGT
Coding sequences within:
- a CDS encoding alkaline phosphatase D family protein; translated protein: MVGDPFTLGVASGDPTPDGVVLWTRLALDPLAEDGHAAMPTRDVPVRWELATDARMRNVVRRGTTTARHTSAHAVHVLLRGLEPGREYHYRFRTGAHVSPLGRTRTAPAHRSAVPFTLAVASCAQYEHGWFTAYRRLAQDQPDLVLHLGDYFYEYQARDYLAPGGNVRDHAGPETTTLAGYRQRHAQYKADPDLQAAHAVAPWIPVWDDHELDNNWADETPEDDQTRPAFLARRRAAFQAYYENMPLRPTSTPRGIDLQLYRRLRWGRLATFHMLDTRQYR